In the genome of Desulfovibrio aminophilus DSM 12254, the window GCGCCCAGTAGTATTCGTAGAAATCCGTCAGCGGCCGCCCGGCCCCGTGGTTGCGCGGAGCCTGGAGACAGCGGGTCTCCAGCAGCTCGTTCATGGCGTCGGGTTTGCTGCGGTACTTGCGCTTGTAGCGGGGATCGGGGTCCAGCACCGCCTCCACGAACCCGCGCAGGGTGTCCATGGGCCGCTGCTCGCCGACTCCGTGAATCACCACCACGGCCTGGCGCACCTTCCGGCTCTCGGCCGCGACCTCGCGGCTCCGCGCCGGACGTCCGCCCTCCTCGACCCCGGTCCGCTCTTCCCCGGCCTGCCCGGCCGACACCTCTTCCGGTTCCCCGGCGCGTTCGCTGGTCATGCGGCCTCCCATGGAGATGAGTCAGGACGTATGCATTGACGCATACCCCGTTCGGGGGATTATGGAAAGGCCGACATGTCCCCGCCTCTCGGTCTTTCTGAAAACCGGCGAAGCCGGTCCCCTTCGGGAGTTTATGGGAAGGCGGGGAGGGCGCTCGATTTCCGCCTTTCTATACCCCGGCGAAGCCGGTCTCCTTGACGATGAGCGTGGGGCAGGCGGTGTTGTGCAGGACGTAGTTGCTGACGCTGCCGAGCAGCAGGCCCGCCAGCCCGCCCAGGCCCCGGCGGCCCATGATCACCAGGGTGCAGCCGCGTTCCTTGGCCAGGGCGGACACGGCCGCGCCCGGGTCGCCGTGGAGCGTCTCCTCGGCCAGTTCGCCGGTGAAACCCTGGAACACGGCCCGGGCCTTCTCCATGACGACCTTGCCGTTCTCGTCCAGCTCGTTCAGCAGCAGCGGCGGCACGATGATGGCGTCGCCCACGAGATAGGCCGCGTTGGGCACCACGTGGACCAGCGTGACCCGGCCGCCGAAGGCTTCGGCCAGCGCGCGGGCGTGGCGGGCCGCCGTGAGCGAGGCGTCGGAGCCGTCCACGGGCACGAGGATGTCGTCGAAGGTCATGGTCCCCTCCTTTTTTCGGTTTGCGGCGCTTCCGCGCCACCTCCCTCATACCCCCTTCGGGGGTTTATTGAAAGGCGGAGAGCCGGAAGCCTTTCCCGCATTTCTATACTCCCCCGAAGGGGGCGAAGGCGGGGAGCCGGGGCTTGCTTCTCGTGGCACTTTTTTGCTAAGGAATCCGGTTTGGTGAGTTTCGGCTCGATTCCGCGCCATCGAGCGGATGCCGAGCGGTTCAGGTTTGCAACGCCGGGCTGTGAGGTATGTATGCTTGAGGACGCGTCGTCGGGCGGCACGCCGCCCCTGGGGCCGGAGTGCGCGGAACGCCTGAACGGGGAGATTCTCGCCCTGCGCGGCCCTGTCCGGGGCCTGTCGCTCCCCGCGCTGCGGGCCTTGCTCGGCCGGGTGAGCAACCGCGACCTGGCCATTCTCGTCCGCACCCCTCCCTTTGACCGCGATCTGCTCACATTCCTCGGCCGAGGCCTGGCCCCGGCGGCCTTCGACATGCTGCGCCGGGACTGCGACCGCTGGACCGGCTGCGCACCCGGGCACCTGGACGAGGCCGTCCGCGCCCTGACCGAGGCCCTCGACGCGGACGGCCTCCTGGCCCAGGCGCGCGACCGGCTGGCCGCCTACGACGAGTTCCATCCCCTGCCCCAGGGCGTGATCGACTTCATGAAGGAACTGGGAGCCGAGGAAGGCGACGACCTGCTCCGGGGTGGAGAGTCCAAGGCCCCCTTCGCGCTCTCGCCCGACGCCCCGCCGCCGGAACAGGCGGTGGAAATCCTGGCGATACGCCTGGCCTGCCGCCGAGCGGGGTTCCTGTTCATCGAGGAGCCCGCCAGAACCTCCGGCGGTTCCGCCCTGGCCGAGGTCGCGGACGTGGTGAACGCGGTGGAGGGCGGCGACCCGGACCGTCTCGCGCGCGCCCTGGCCGACGCGCAACGCCGGGGCGAGGCGGCCTTCGGGCTGCTGGAGACCGTGCTGGCGGCGGTCCTCTTCTCCACTCCCGAAAAACTCTTCCAGACCCTGAACGCGGCGGCCGCCGAACCGCTCGACCCCGGGCTGCTCCACGCCCCGCCTCCGGGCCGGTCCGCATGCGCGGACCGTGTCGCGGAGACGTAGGCGCGGGAAGCGGCGGCCGGGGGGACGCCGAGGATCCTCTCCCTCCCCCCTGGCCCGGTGGCCGGAACCGACCGGGCATGGCGGATGATGTTTCCCCACACGACAAACCTGGAGTGACTGATGCGTTCCCTGATCGTGTTCCTGTACCAGGAGGCGGAATCCGCCACCTTCATGCTCTTGGCGGCCCTGGGCCTGGCCCTGCTGGTCTGGCTCGTCGGCCTCCTCGTGATGTCCATCCGCAAGAGGGGCCGCCGCCTCCGCTTCGCGGCCTGGTGTCTCGGCGCGGTCCTGGCCCTGCTCGGCGCGGCGGGGTTCTTCCTGTACACGGACGCCCTGTACGAGAGTCATGAGGCGGGCCGCCTGGCCAGGCTGGACAGCCGGGTCCGGTCCATCTCCGCCCTTCCCGTGAGCATCGCCGACCTGGATGTGGACATGAAGTACTTCGCCGTCCGCATGGCCGACGAGCCCGGCTTCACCTTCGACGCGGTCCAGCCGGATCTGGCGGCGGAGTTGGAAAGACGGGGCCTGGCCCCGGACGAGGGCGAGAGCG includes:
- a CDS encoding universal stress protein — protein: MTFDDILVPVDGSDASLTAARHARALAEAFGGRVTLVHVVPNAAYLVGDAIIVPPLLLNELDENGKVVMEKARAVFQGFTGELAEETLHGDPGAAVSALAKERGCTLVIMGRRGLGGLAGLLLGSVSNYVLHNTACPTLIVKETGFAGV